The proteins below come from a single Treponema phagedenis genomic window:
- a CDS encoding DNA translocase FtsK, translating to MLLLYASIILLIPGWNTQTAGILLGSPVFFLTAASGERLLYFVRPLVTITVVKDLVTASIIICIILFICVEMLLAIFFAEKIARRIKKAAEHDIVAETFEAPIPDTDFVESKKNLDNEISHEEKKSRASFLEESDQSATKENTDTVILDSPIDADTTADKSELRNTVSINTTQEETQENILNTFEKAIDSFELQRFDSSDRSAVIDTTGTAAGNVIGEFETVDIADITDSAEDFGSSDSIDEEHSDTDFSISENVEINEREESSEDAPIVISLIKENAIENAQRITVAEEAAMQENPITEKTLKGFTEDVQTKESAKPAAVPSFDPSDENNLFSDLHELNAELDKIVVEKQSAQKLESSEKGMLQKDEADFDYTPLPEPARQNTEEKIDEENNVRSTEERTALESAEAHSAAAFENPAMSDRKAEVTESKYIETDIAADSDESESGTEPLTDFEDTGTSAPENSEQAVREEAAAAEEEEEEEEEEAAEEEKTSSGEPQKKGLYQKLIEKEKRSAEEKKLAAQDVALLHTDMETASEIEEALAKNESSQDRGKALEEEKQKLLPKKKYAIPFDLLNNYPDGEYWVVDEGTKRSAIILKETFNEFKIQVKITGIKKGPVVTMFELLPPPGIKLSKITNLQDNIALRLAASSVRIVAPIPGKHAVGIEVPNKKRSIVSFRELIESDLPEAQKMAIPVVLGKDVTGDPQLLDLAQTPHLLIAGATGSGKSVCVNSIILSILYNRRPDEVKLILVDPKIVELKLYNDIGHLLTPVITEPKRAFQALQYCLCEMERRYALLDNMGCRDIRSYNAKIKEEHIATERLPYVVIIIDEFADLMATSGKELEATVARLCAMSRAVGIHVVLATQRPSIDVITGLIKANIPTRIAFMVASKTDSRIILDEMGADKLLGKGDMLYVSPVKPFPMRIQGTFVSEEEVERVVSCVKQFGEPEYIDDEIFVDDDDDDFTETLFPDDEDPLYDQALEIVLLAGKASASYIQRKLKIGYNRAARLVEEMEHRGIVGPANGSKPRDVLYHP from the coding sequence GTGCTCCTTTTATACGCATCAATTATTTTGCTCATACCGGGCTGGAATACGCAAACTGCGGGGATTCTTTTGGGAAGTCCTGTCTTTTTTTTAACCGCTGCAAGCGGAGAGCGACTGCTCTATTTTGTTCGCCCGCTTGTTACGATAACGGTGGTAAAAGACCTGGTAACCGCCTCAATTATTATTTGTATTATTCTTTTTATTTGTGTTGAAATGCTTTTAGCCATCTTTTTTGCCGAAAAAATTGCGCGTCGGATAAAAAAGGCTGCTGAGCACGATATTGTTGCCGAGACTTTTGAAGCTCCGATTCCCGACACCGATTTTGTAGAATCTAAAAAAAATCTCGATAATGAAATTTCTCATGAAGAGAAAAAGTCTCGAGCTTCTTTTTTGGAAGAGAGCGACCAAAGCGCAACAAAAGAAAATACGGATACTGTAATTCTTGATTCACCGATAGATGCTGACACCACTGCGGATAAAAGCGAACTGCGGAATACGGTGAGCATAAATACTACGCAGGAAGAAACACAAGAAAATATTTTAAATACGTTTGAAAAAGCAATCGACAGTTTTGAGCTACAAAGATTTGATTCGTCCGATCGAAGTGCGGTAATTGATACGACTGGGACAGCGGCAGGTAATGTAATCGGTGAATTTGAAACCGTTGACATTGCCGACATAACCGATTCTGCCGAAGACTTTGGCAGCTCCGATAGCATTGACGAAGAGCATTCCGATACGGATTTTTCCATATCAGAAAATGTCGAAATAAATGAGCGTGAAGAATCTTCTGAAGATGCGCCGATTGTCATCAGCCTTATAAAAGAAAATGCAATTGAAAATGCGCAGCGCATCACTGTTGCCGAAGAGGCGGCAATGCAGGAAAACCCGATTACGGAAAAAACCTTAAAAGGATTTACCGAAGATGTTCAAACTAAAGAAAGCGCTAAACCTGCCGCTGTACCAAGTTTTGACCCTTCCGATGAAAACAATCTTTTCTCTGATTTACATGAATTGAATGCGGAGCTTGATAAAATCGTAGTGGAAAAACAAAGTGCGCAAAAGCTTGAATCTTCCGAAAAAGGAATGCTTCAAAAAGATGAGGCTGATTTTGATTATACACCGTTGCCCGAACCCGCACGGCAAAACACTGAAGAAAAAATTGATGAAGAAAACAATGTCCGATCGACAGAGGAAAGAACAGCGCTTGAATCTGCAGAAGCGCACTCTGCAGCAGCTTTTGAAAATCCCGCAATGTCCGACCGGAAGGCGGAAGTTACCGAAAGCAAATACATCGAAACAGATATTGCAGCTGATTCAGATGAGTCGGAAAGCGGCACGGAACCTCTTACCGATTTTGAAGATACCGGTACAAGCGCGCCGGAAAATTCCGAGCAAGCAGTAAGGGAGGAGGCAGCAGCAGCAGAAGAAGAAGAAGAAGAAGAAGAAGAAGAAGCGGCAGAAGAAGAAAAAACCTCCTCAGGAGAACCGCAAAAAAAAGGCTTGTACCAAAAGCTTATAGAAAAAGAAAAGCGCAGTGCTGAAGAAAAAAAACTTGCAGCGCAGGATGTTGCGCTCCTTCATACGGATATGGAAACCGCCTCTGAAATTGAAGAAGCGCTTGCAAAAAACGAATCTTCTCAAGATAGAGGAAAAGCGCTTGAAGAAGAAAAACAAAAACTGCTGCCGAAAAAGAAATATGCGATCCCTTTTGATTTACTAAATAATTACCCTGACGGAGAATACTGGGTTGTCGATGAGGGAACAAAGCGTTCCGCCATTATCCTGAAAGAAACTTTTAACGAATTTAAAATACAGGTAAAAATTACCGGCATTAAAAAGGGTCCGGTTGTTACTATGTTTGAACTGCTGCCTCCTCCCGGTATTAAGCTTTCGAAAATAACCAATTTACAGGATAACATTGCGTTGCGTCTTGCCGCATCAAGTGTGCGTATTGTTGCGCCCATTCCGGGGAAACATGCGGTTGGCATCGAGGTGCCGAACAAAAAGCGCTCAATCGTAAGCTTCAGAGAACTTATTGAATCTGATCTTCCTGAAGCACAAAAAATGGCAATTCCGGTGGTACTCGGTAAAGACGTTACCGGCGACCCTCAGCTTCTTGACTTAGCGCAAACACCACATCTTCTTATTGCAGGCGCAACAGGTTCGGGCAAATCGGTTTGTGTTAATTCCATTATTCTTTCGATTTTGTATAACAGAAGACCGGACGAGGTAAAACTCATTTTAGTTGATCCAAAAATTGTTGAATTAAAACTATACAATGACATCGGGCATTTACTCACGCCGGTTATTACCGAACCTAAACGCGCTTTCCAAGCTCTTCAATACTGTCTTTGTGAAATGGAGCGCCGTTATGCTTTACTTGACAATATGGGATGCCGGGATATACGCAGCTATAACGCAAAAATAAAAGAAGAACATATTGCAACGGAGCGGTTACCCTATGTTGTGATTATTATCGATGAATTTGCGGATCTTATGGCAACTTCCGGAAAAGAACTTGAAGCAACTGTTGCCCGGCTTTGCGCGATGAGTCGTGCAGTCGGTATTCACGTAGTACTTGCAACACAACGGCCGTCTATTGATGTTATTACCGGCTTAATCAAAGCAAATATTCCGACACGAATTGCTTTCATGGTAGCATCTAAAACCGACAGCCGTATTATTCTTGATGAAATGGGTGCCGATAAACTTTTAGGAAAAGGCGACATGCTCTATGTAAGTCCAGTGAAACCTTTCCCGATGCGAATACAGGGAACCTTTGTCTCCGAAGAAGAGGTTGAGCGGGTTGTTTCCTGCGTAAAACAATTCGGCGAACCCGAGTACATTGATGATGAAATCTTTGTTGACGATGACGATGATGATTTTACCGAAACACTTTTCCCTGATGATGAGGATCCGCTTTACGACCAAGCTTTGGAAATTGTCCTCCTTGCAGGAAAAGCCTCAGCCTCCTATATTCAGCGTAAACTGAAAATAGGCTATAATCGTGCCGCCCGTCTTGTCGAAGAAATGGAACACCGCGGTATCGTCGGTCCCGCAAACGGCTCAAAACCTCGTGACGTCTTATACCACCCGTAA
- the ltaE gene encoding low-specificity L-threonine aldolase — MKYIDLRSDTVTQPTQEMRTAMAEAEVGDDVYGDDPTVIKLETFAADLVGKEAALFVPSGTFGNQLALFTHCPRGSEVILDEECHIVQNEVGAPAIIAGVQLRTIDMQGKMLSGKEIEKRIRVRDNILHPKTSLICVETAHSNGNVFSIEELQDIRRCADRYKLPIHLDGARLFNAAVSLGVEANEITRYADSVMLCLSKGLCAPVGAMLAGSKEFIAEARKKRKIMGGGLRQAGILAAAGLIALRDMRGRLSEDHKHATALAQALKEIPQLEIAVDRLDINFVFFKHKEDCTLNPDALVDFMETKGILINSCSPQGWFRFATHYHIGMEEVEKIVNAMREFYA, encoded by the coding sequence ATGAAATACATTGATTTACGTAGTGACACTGTTACTCAGCCAACGCAGGAAATGCGAACGGCAATGGCGGAGGCGGAAGTGGGGGATGATGTCTACGGAGACGACCCTACCGTTATTAAGCTTGAAACCTTTGCTGCGGATCTTGTAGGAAAAGAGGCAGCGCTCTTTGTACCTTCGGGAACATTCGGAAATCAGCTTGCATTATTTACTCATTGTCCGCGCGGCAGTGAGGTAATACTTGATGAGGAATGTCATATTGTTCAAAATGAAGTAGGGGCACCGGCCATTATTGCCGGGGTACAACTGCGAACTATTGATATGCAGGGGAAAATGCTGAGCGGAAAAGAAATAGAAAAAAGAATCCGCGTGCGTGATAATATCTTGCATCCTAAAACAAGTTTAATTTGTGTTGAAACCGCACATTCAAACGGAAATGTTTTTTCTATTGAAGAGTTGCAGGATATTCGGCGTTGTGCAGATCGATATAAGCTTCCGATTCACTTGGACGGTGCGCGGCTTTTTAATGCAGCGGTAAGTCTTGGTGTTGAGGCAAATGAAATTACCCGCTATGCGGATTCGGTAATGCTTTGTCTTTCAAAAGGGCTTTGCGCTCCGGTAGGTGCTATGCTTGCAGGCTCAAAAGAATTTATTGCAGAGGCTCGAAAAAAGCGAAAAATCATGGGAGGAGGGCTGCGACAGGCAGGCATTCTTGCTGCCGCAGGGTTAATCGCTTTACGTGATATGAGGGGCAGACTTTCAGAAGATCATAAACATGCGACTGCCCTTGCTCAAGCGTTAAAAGAAATTCCTCAATTAGAAATTGCTGTGGATAGGTTGGATATAAATTTTGTTTTTTTCAAGCATAAAGAAGATTGTACCTTAAACCCCGATGCATTGGTTGATTTTATGGAAACAAAAGGAATTTTAATCAATTCCTGTAGTCCTCAGGGCTGGTTCAGATTTGCAACGCATTATCATATCGGAATGGAAGAGGTGGAAAAAATCGTAAACGCGATGAGAGAATTTTATGCCTGA
- a CDS encoding NusG domain II-containing protein, whose translation MKKFFSSIKIFDVVLLALVLTVVFWVGFFIYGNKEKAPELLIESPNGKWIYSLAENRKIAIPGILGNTEIEIKNGAASVLSSPCTNKTCVARPPLQKHGDWNACMPNQVFLRIEGTYSKAN comes from the coding sequence ATGAAAAAATTCTTTTCTTCTATAAAAATATTTGATGTTGTGTTACTTGCTCTTGTCCTTACTGTAGTATTTTGGGTAGGCTTTTTTATTTACGGGAATAAAGAAAAAGCCCCCGAGCTACTCATTGAATCTCCAAACGGGAAGTGGATATATTCGCTTGCAGAAAATCGAAAAATCGCTATTCCCGGAATTTTAGGAAATACCGAGATAGAAATAAAAAACGGTGCCGCATCTGTATTATCTTCACCCTGTACAAATAAAACATGTGTTGCGCGCCCCCCTCTACAAAAACACGGAGATTGGAATGCCTGTATGCCCAATCAAGTGTTTTTACGTATAGAAGGAACCTATTCCAAGGCAAATTAA
- a CDS encoding patatin-like phospholipase family protein — translation MDWALVLSGGGARGIAHIGLLTALEELNFPKPSCIVGCSMGAIIGGLYSLGVSPSEMEYFFVSDFNVSDYVGAKQFNALPNISKILQLGSGLTNLITKLGADTGERIFRLLKKLSKNKSFSDCYIPFYCNAVDICTGKEKVFSEGSIAAAMRASSAYPGVFSPFKSENTYFVDGCILNNTPVWIARKEGFSNILAITLGTFQHQELKSFMNGFDIIMRCLDCATHHYELLPEDYPTAVLDIDTKTKSIDFSNTRNLVNIGYSAVMQNEKMLNNFFNSGLLGNFYRRKLEKKTKERFLL, via the coding sequence ATGGATTGGGCGTTAGTTTTATCCGGCGGCGGCGCAAGAGGCATTGCGCATATAGGACTGCTTACAGCTTTGGAAGAACTGAATTTTCCAAAGCCTTCTTGTATTGTCGGTTGCTCAATGGGTGCTATTATCGGAGGCTTGTATTCGTTAGGGGTTTCTCCGTCAGAGATGGAATATTTTTTTGTTTCAGATTTTAATGTTTCCGATTATGTGGGAGCAAAGCAATTTAATGCCCTTCCGAATATCAGCAAAATATTACAGCTCGGATCGGGCTTAACAAATTTAATTACAAAACTTGGAGCGGATACGGGTGAACGGATTTTTCGGCTTTTAAAAAAGCTTTCAAAAAACAAATCCTTCAGTGACTGCTATATTCCTTTTTATTGTAATGCGGTAGATATCTGTACCGGAAAAGAAAAGGTTTTTTCAGAAGGAAGCATTGCAGCCGCAATGAGAGCTTCTTCGGCATACCCCGGAGTATTTTCTCCGTTTAAGAGCGAAAATACGTATTTTGTTGATGGCTGCATTTTGAACAATACGCCTGTGTGGATTGCTCGGAAAGAAGGGTTTTCCAATATACTTGCAATAACGCTCGGAACTTTCCAGCATCAAGAGTTAAAAAGTTTTATGAACGGTTTTGATATAATAATGAGATGTCTTGATTGTGCGACTCATCATTATGAACTTCTTCCGGAAGATTATCCTACTGCGGTTCTTGATATTGATACAAAAACAAAATCAATTGACTTCTCAAATACACGTAATCTTGTTAACATAGGGTATTCTGCGGTTATGCAAAACGAAAAAATGCTTAACAATTTTTTTAATTCCGGTTTATTGGGTAACTTTTACAGAAGAAAATTAGAAAAAAAAACAAAGGAGAGGTTTTTACTATGA
- a CDS encoding cation diffusion facilitator family transporter produces MPDKADKINTAEQRTKIVRLASYIALCGNLFLCVIKITAGILVSSLGLLGDGLDSATDVIVAVMTLIISFIITRPSDTEHPWGHQRAETMASLVLTFVIFTAGFQLFIEAGKKLFAIYAGQTITLPNTWALIVTIISIVGKLLLALNQYLLGKKADSTMILANAKNMVSDVVISVSVLLGFLLSFIFKAPYMDLIIALFVACWIMKTAIQLFFELNVELMDGNTNKQLYKKLFEAVQTVQGAKNPHRARIRKMANFWDIDLDIEVDGNMSVNQAHSIAEEITLAIKKRIINVYDIMVHIEPLNSDRTQESYGLTISDIE; encoded by the coding sequence ATGCCTGATAAAGCAGATAAAATAAATACCGCCGAGCAGCGAACAAAAATAGTCCGTCTTGCTTCATATATTGCGCTTTGCGGTAATTTATTTTTATGTGTGATAAAAATAACGGCAGGTATTCTTGTTTCAAGTTTAGGTCTTCTTGGGGATGGTTTAGATTCCGCAACCGATGTTATCGTTGCGGTTATGACCTTAATAATTAGTTTTATTATAACTCGTCCCTCTGATACGGAACATCCATGGGGACATCAGCGGGCTGAAACAATGGCATCTCTTGTGCTTACCTTTGTTATTTTTACAGCCGGTTTTCAGCTTTTTATTGAAGCCGGCAAAAAGCTTTTTGCCATATACGCCGGACAGACTATTACACTTCCAAACACATGGGCTCTTATTGTAACTATTATTTCCATAGTCGGTAAGCTTTTACTTGCACTCAATCAATATCTTTTAGGAAAAAAGGCTGACAGTACAATGATTTTGGCAAATGCAAAAAATATGGTGAGCGATGTTGTTATTTCGGTTTCCGTTTTACTCGGCTTCCTTTTATCTTTTATTTTTAAAGCTCCTTACATGGATCTTATTATCGCTTTGTTTGTTGCTTGCTGGATAATGAAAACAGCGATACAGCTTTTTTTTGAATTAAATGTTGAGCTGATGGACGGCAATACAAATAAGCAGTTATATAAAAAACTTTTTGAAGCAGTGCAAACGGTGCAAGGAGCAAAAAATCCTCATCGTGCGCGAATTAGAAAAATGGCAAATTTTTGGGACATTGATCTTGATATTGAGGTTGACGGCAATATGTCGGTTAATCAGGCACATAGTATTGCGGAAGAAATAACCTTGGCAATAAAAAAAAGAATCATAAATGTTTATGATATTATGGTGCATATAGAACCGCTCAATTCCGATAGAACGCAAGAATCCTATGGATTAACTATAAGCGATATTGAATAG
- a CDS encoding chlorophyllase/cutinase-like alpha/beta fold protein — translation MRKYKVIYYINMVVLIFFLNSFLVADGQYALSSYNDYLPFSKKRVYKELVKDNTVDKTLTDNNLLWYPMAIYCPQQQGEYPLILLTHGWNDTQKTHQALARFLASYGFVTVVFTSANQRHPENWIAAFDTVLKILHKEAENPDRKFYKKINFSNMGIIGHSMGGTAALHYGNLHPEFIKTVIALHPFNGASKIIDTISGGNKFLGDSLPNMQSAVLIITGTKDVVAYPEKTYLFYKNLPKDIPACFLSFKDYKHNHPIEKKSLNVFTADLSGRYEPEKYQQYRRVICYWELLFLKQQEENRMYFTEFGKGFKEIKPLLEGKTGDASYVPAFEEQNISK, via the coding sequence ATGAGAAAATACAAAGTAATTTATTACATAAACATGGTAGTATTGATATTTTTTCTTAATAGTTTTCTGGTAGCCGACGGACAATATGCTTTATCATCGTATAATGACTATCTGCCGTTTTCTAAAAAGCGGGTATATAAAGAATTAGTAAAAGATAATACGGTTGATAAAACCTTAACCGACAATAATTTATTATGGTATCCGATGGCAATTTATTGTCCGCAGCAGCAAGGTGAATATCCGCTCATTTTGCTTACACACGGCTGGAACGACACGCAAAAAACACATCAGGCCCTTGCCCGATTTTTGGCAAGCTATGGTTTTGTCACTGTGGTGTTCACATCGGCAAATCAAAGACACCCTGAAAACTGGATAGCCGCTTTTGATACTGTTTTAAAAATTCTTCATAAAGAAGCAGAAAATCCTGATAGAAAATTCTATAAAAAAATTAATTTTTCAAATATGGGGATTATCGGGCATTCAATGGGAGGTACCGCTGCACTGCATTACGGAAATTTGCATCCCGAATTCATAAAAACAGTGATAGCCTTGCATCCGTTTAACGGAGCTTCAAAAATAATAGACACTATAAGCGGAGGAAATAAATTCTTAGGCGATTCGCTTCCCAATATGCAATCGGCTGTTTTAATAATAACGGGAACAAAAGATGTGGTTGCGTATCCAGAAAAAACTTATTTATTTTACAAAAATTTACCAAAAGATATTCCCGCATGCTTTCTTTCTTTCAAAGATTATAAACACAACCATCCGATCGAAAAAAAATCATTGAACGTTTTTACGGCGGATTTAAGCGGCAGGTATGAACCTGAAAAATATCAACAGTACCGCCGCGTCATTTGCTACTGGGAATTGCTGTTCTTAAAACAGCAAGAAGAAAACAGAATGTATTTTACGGAATTCGGCAAAGGATTCAAAGAAATAAAACCCCTGCTTGAAGGAAAAACCGGCGATGCTTCTTACGTTCCCGCTTTTGAAGAACAAAATATAAGCAAATAA
- a CDS encoding undecaprenyl-diphosphate phosphatase: MSFFEAILLGALQGLAEFLPISSSGHLQIAEHLLHLKEVPLLFDILLHLATLAAVCLVFYKTIARLFAVLGRFIIRKSKLEDKEDLQMIAALLIATVVTGVFGLLLKDWVKTLNIKVIPVCFIITGAVLFLSEKIQIKKNLAVPSLFGAFIIGLAQGIGVTPGISRSGSTISAALFTGLSRERAGEFSFLLSIPAILAAFILELKSADTLSVAVPPVSLIGGMLTAFVVGFFSLKFLLKLINGGKLGFFAYYLIPAGILLLIFL, encoded by the coding sequence ATGAGTTTTTTTGAAGCAATACTTTTGGGCGCATTACAGGGTTTAGCTGAATTTTTACCGATTTCGAGTTCGGGGCATTTGCAAATTGCGGAGCATCTGCTTCATTTAAAGGAAGTTCCGCTTTTGTTTGATATTCTGCTACATTTGGCAACTCTTGCGGCAGTTTGCCTAGTATTTTATAAAACAATCGCAAGACTTTTCGCCGTTTTAGGCAGGTTTATTATCCGAAAATCAAAGCTGGAAGATAAAGAAGATTTACAAATGATTGCCGCCTTGCTTATTGCAACGGTGGTAACCGGTGTTTTCGGGCTTTTATTAAAAGATTGGGTGAAAACACTCAATATTAAAGTTATTCCCGTTTGCTTTATTATCACAGGAGCAGTGCTTTTTTTATCTGAAAAAATACAGATTAAGAAAAACTTAGCGGTACCGTCATTGTTTGGCGCCTTTATTATCGGATTAGCACAAGGAATTGGCGTAACACCCGGTATTTCCCGCTCGGGAAGTACAATTTCCGCAGCGCTTTTTACCGGGCTTTCACGGGAACGCGCAGGAGAATTTTCTTTTTTACTTTCTATCCCCGCAATCCTTGCGGCATTTATCCTCGAGCTGAAATCTGCCGATACTTTATCTGTTGCCGTACCGCCTGTTTCTCTTATCGGAGGTATGCTGACCGCCTTTGTTGTCGGATTTTTCTCCCTCAAGTTTTTATTAAAACTGATTAACGGCGGAAAACTCGGGTTTTTTGCGTATTATCTGATTCCTGCAGGGATTTTACTTCTAATATTTTTATAA
- a CDS encoding Glu/Leu/Phe/Val family dehydrogenase, with the protein MSKETLNPLANAQAQVKKACDALGADPAVYELLKEPQRMIEISIPVKMDDGSVKTFKGYRSAHNDAVGPYKGGIRFHPNVNSDEVKALSIWMSIKCQVTGIPYGGGKGGITVDPSELSQRELEQLSRGWVRGMYKYLGEKVDVPAPDVNTNGQIMAWMQDEYNKLTGEQTIGVFTGKPVTYGGSQGRTEATGFGVAVTMREACKVLGMDLKKSTVAVQGFGNVGKFTVKNIMKLGGKVVSVAEFDKKEGTYAIYKEGGFTFEELEESKTKHGGLLNVPGAKRLSLDEFWALDVDIIAPCALENAIKEHEANLIKAKLICEGANGPITLEADDILYKKGIVVTPDILTNAGGVTVSYFEWVQNLYGYYWTEKEVEEKEERAMVDAFKPIWELKKEKNVSFRQATYMKSIKRIAEAMKVRGWY; encoded by the coding sequence ATGTCCAAAGAAACACTTAACCCATTAGCAAACGCTCAGGCGCAAGTAAAAAAGGCCTGTGATGCCTTAGGCGCAGACCCTGCAGTGTATGAATTACTAAAAGAACCGCAGAGAATGATTGAAATCTCTATTCCGGTAAAAATGGATGACGGTTCCGTTAAAACATTTAAGGGCTATCGCTCTGCCCATAACGATGCGGTCGGGCCTTATAAGGGTGGTATTCGGTTCCATCCGAATGTAAATTCCGATGAAGTAAAAGCCCTTTCTATTTGGATGAGCATCAAATGCCAGGTAACCGGCATTCCCTACGGCGGAGGAAAAGGCGGAATCACCGTTGATCCTTCGGAATTATCTCAAAGAGAATTAGAGCAGCTTTCACGAGGCTGGGTACGCGGAATGTACAAGTACTTAGGCGAAAAAGTTGATGTTCCGGCTCCCGATGTCAACACAAACGGGCAAATAATGGCATGGATGCAGGATGAATACAATAAACTAACCGGCGAGCAAACCATCGGCGTATTTACCGGAAAGCCGGTAACTTACGGCGGTTCACAGGGACGCACCGAAGCAACCGGTTTTGGAGTTGCGGTAACCATGCGCGAAGCATGCAAGGTTTTAGGTATGGATTTGAAGAAATCCACCGTGGCCGTACAGGGCTTTGGAAACGTCGGTAAATTTACCGTAAAAAACATCATGAAATTGGGCGGAAAAGTTGTGTCCGTTGCCGAATTCGACAAAAAAGAAGGCACCTATGCAATATATAAGGAAGGCGGCTTTACATTTGAAGAATTGGAAGAGTCAAAAACAAAACACGGCGGCTTACTCAATGTACCCGGCGCAAAACGATTATCACTGGATGAATTCTGGGCTTTGGATGTAGATATCATTGCTCCCTGTGCACTTGAAAATGCAATTAAAGAGCATGAAGCAAACCTGATTAAAGCAAAACTCATCTGTGAAGGTGCGAATGGCCCCATTACTTTGGAAGCGGATGACATTCTCTACAAAAAAGGCATCGTTGTTACTCCTGATATTTTAACCAATGCGGGCGGCGTTACCGTTTCTTACTTTGAATGGGTTCAGAACCTCTACGGTTATTACTGGACAGAAAAAGAAGTGGAAGAAAAAGAAGAGCGCGCCATGGTTGATGCTTTCAAACCGATTTGGGAATTAAAAAAGGAAAAGAATGTTTCTTTCAGGCAAGCCACTTACATGAAATCAATCAAAAGAATCGCCGAAGCCATGAAAGTCAGAGGTTGGTACTAA
- a CDS encoding class I SAM-dependent methyltransferase, producing MKETLSAQEAADFCFAQDFYLIGFSKSKKNTDVIKMRIRRVFVKNEKVFQLESYTKTQVFHKTLTQESLLAELANAFTLFGAATVEANEFRFFFFSNKRGAIRYTKKARKESDALPLTHDKKPNYLLPDSEPIAFLIAQGIMSTDGKVVKKMYPKFRQINKFLEFIHNVLPAFDENQKISILDFGCGKAYLSFALYHYLHVELRRAVQLVGLDLKEPVIKNANALAKRLDFAGLEFFCGDIANYKTESAPDMVICLHACNTATDYALAKAVQYGAKVIMAVPCCQHELFAQIKQTPLPKENPAAPLFEHGIIAERSAALLTDTMRATLLKVAGYKVQVMEFIDTEHTPKNILIRAIKKDSRNAEYEKTVRESYSALKKFFGVEPLLETLLRDEQLL from the coding sequence ATGAAAGAAACTTTATCGGCACAGGAAGCTGCGGATTTTTGCTTTGCGCAGGATTTTTATCTTATCGGGTTTTCAAAGTCTAAAAAAAATACCGACGTAATTAAAATGCGCATTCGGAGAGTCTTTGTGAAAAACGAAAAAGTTTTTCAGCTTGAGTCGTATACAAAAACACAGGTGTTTCATAAAACGCTTACGCAAGAAAGTTTACTTGCAGAGCTTGCCAATGCGTTTACACTTTTCGGAGCGGCAACCGTGGAGGCAAACGAGTTTCGGTTTTTCTTTTTTTCAAATAAGCGCGGTGCGATCCGGTATACAAAAAAAGCACGGAAGGAATCGGATGCGCTTCCGCTTACGCATGACAAAAAGCCAAATTATTTGCTGCCCGATTCCGAGCCTATTGCTTTTCTTATTGCGCAGGGAATAATGAGTACTGACGGGAAAGTCGTAAAAAAAATGTACCCAAAGTTTCGGCAGATAAATAAATTTTTAGAGTTTATACATAATGTGCTGCCGGCATTTGATGAAAATCAAAAAATTTCGATTCTTGATTTCGGTTGCGGAAAAGCATATTTAAGTTTTGCCCTGTATCATTATCTGCATGTTGAGTTACGGCGAGCGGTGCAACTTGTCGGTTTGGATTTAAAAGAGCCGGTAATCAAGAACGCAAACGCACTTGCAAAACGACTTGACTTCGCGGGACTGGAATTTTTTTGCGGAGACATTGCAAATTATAAAACCGAGTCTGCTCCCGATATGGTAATTTGCTTACATGCCTGTAATACCGCAACCGATTATGCACTTGCAAAGGCGGTTCAGTACGGGGCGAAAGTTATCATGGCGGTACCTTGCTGCCAGCATGAACTTTTTGCGCAAATAAAGCAAACCCCGTTACCAAAAGAAAATCCGGCGGCACCTCTTTTTGAACACGGCATTATTGCGGAACGTAGCGCCGCTCTTTTAACGGATACGATGCGGGCAACACTTTTGAAAGTCGCAGGTTATAAGGTACAGGTTATGGAATTTATCGATACGGAGCATACACCGAAAAATATTTTAATTCGTGCAATAAAAAAAGATTCTCGGAATGCGGAATATGAAAAAACCGTGCGGGAATCCTATTCCGCATTAAAAAAATTTTTCGGCGTTGAGCCCTTGTTAGAAACGCTTTTACGGGATGAGCAATTACTATGA